AGCACCGCGCGACCCAGGCGGAGCTCACCCGCATGTCACAAGTCGGCGGCCAGCAGTTCGGCGATCTGGATGGTGTTCAGCGCCGCTCCCTTGCGCAGGTTGTCCCCCGCGACGAACAGAGCCAGGCCGCGCCCGTCCGGTACCCCGGGGTCCTGCCGGATGCGGCCAACGAGCGACTCGTCCACACCGGCGGCTGCCAGCGGCGTCGGCACGTCGACCACCTTCACACCGGGCGCGCCGTCGAGCAGCTCACGAGCCCGATCGGGCGAGAGCGGCCGGACGAACTCGGCGTTGATCGACAAGCAGTGCCCGGTGAACACCGGCACCCGCACGCAGGTCCCGCTGACCGCCAGGTCGGGAATACCCAGGATCTTGCGGCTCTCGAACCGCAGCTTCTGGTCCTCGTCGGTCTCCCCGGAGCCGTCGTCCACCAGCGACCCGGCCAGCGGCACCACGTTGAACGCGATCGGCGCGACGTACTTCTGCGGCGCCGGGAAATCCACGGCAGCACCGTCGTGCACCAGCTGCTCGGCGTCGTTGATCACCGCACGCGCCTGGGCTGCCAGCTCGGCCACCCCGGCCAGGCCGCTGCCGGAGACCGCTTGATAGGTGGAGGCCACCACACGGACCAGCTGGGCCTCGTCGTGCAACACCTTGAGCACCGGCATCGCCGCCATGGTGGTGCAGTTGGGGTTGGCGATAATGCCCTTCTTGAGGGGCCCGGCCCCGCGCACGTCCCGCTCGAAGTTGACCTCCGACACCACCAATGGCACCTCGGGGTCTTTGCGCCACGCCGACGAATTGTCGATCACCGTCACACCAGCGGCGGCGAACCGCGGCGCCTGCACCCGCGACATCGCCGCGCCAGCGGAGAACAGGGCGATGTCCAGCCCACGTGGGTCCGCCGTCGTGGCGTCTTCGACCTCGATCTCCTGGCCGCGGAACGCCAGCTTGCGGCCCTGGGAGCGGGCCGACGCGAAGAATCGTACGGATTCAGCCGGGAAGTCACGCTCGTCGAGCAGCGTGCGCATCACCTGGCCCACCTGACCGGTGGCACCCACTACGCCTATTGAAACGCCAATTGCCGCCACGCTAACGTCCCGTCCCCGCATACACCGTCGCCTCCTCGTCGCCGCCGAGGCCGAACGCCTCGTGCAGCGCGACCACCGCCTTGTCCAGTTCGGTGTCGCGGCACAGCACCGAGATCCGGATCTCCGACGTCGAGATCAGGTCGATGTTCACCCCGACCGCGGCCAGCGCCTCACAGAACGTCGCCGTCACCCCCGGATGGCTGCGCATGCCCGCCCCGATCAGCGACAGTTTGCCGATGTGGTCGTCGTAGAGCACCTGGGAGAAGCCGATCTCGTCTTTGAGCGAGTCCAGCTTGGCCACCGCGGTCGGTCCGACGTCACGCGAGCAGGTGAAGGTGATGTCGGTCTTGCCGTCCTCGATCTTGGAGACGTTCTGCAACACCATGTCGATGTTCACCTCGGCGTCGGCGATGGCGCGGAACACCTTGGCCGCATATCCGGGGATGTCGGGCAGCCCGACGATGGTCACCTTGGCCTCGCTGCGGTCGTGCGCGACTCCGGTGAGGATGGGGTCTTCCATAGGTACGTCCTTGATCGATCCGACGACGACGGTGCCCGGCTTGTCCGAATACGACGAGCGGACATGCACCGGAATGTTGTAGCGGCGGGCGTATTCCACACAGCGCAGCATCAGTACCTTGGCGCCGCAGGCCGCCATCTCGAGCATCTCTTCGAAGGTGACCGTGTCCAGCTTGCGCGCGTTGTTCATGATCCGCGGGTCGGCGGTGAAGATGCCGTCGACGTCGGTGTAGATCTCGCAGACGTCGGCGCCCAGCGCGGCCGCCAGGGCGACCGCGGTGGTGTCCGAGCCGCCGCGGCCCAGGGTGGTGACATCGCGGGTGTCCTGGCTGACGCCCTGGAATCCGGCGACCAGAACGATCCGGCCTTCGTCGAGCGCGGCTCGCACCCGCCCCGGGGTGACGTCGATGATCTTGGCGTTGCCGTGGGTGCCGGTGGTGATCACCCCGGCCTGCGAACCGGTGAACGACCGGGCCTGGGCGCCCAGCGATTCGATCGCCATGGCCACCAGCGCATTGGAGATGCGCTC
The nucleotide sequence above comes from Mycobacterium pseudokansasii. Encoded proteins:
- a CDS encoding aspartate-semialdehyde dehydrogenase, with the protein product MGVSIGVVGATGQVGQVMRTLLDERDFPAESVRFFASARSQGRKLAFRGQEIEVEDATTADPRGLDIALFSAGAAMSRVQAPRFAAAGVTVIDNSSAWRKDPEVPLVVSEVNFERDVRGAGPLKKGIIANPNCTTMAAMPVLKVLHDEAQLVRVVASTYQAVSGSGLAGVAELAAQARAVINDAEQLVHDGAAVDFPAPQKYVAPIAFNVVPLAGSLVDDGSGETDEDQKLRFESRKILGIPDLAVSGTCVRVPVFTGHCLSINAEFVRPLSPDRARELLDGAPGVKVVDVPTPLAAAGVDESLVGRIRQDPGVPDGRGLALFVAGDNLRKGAALNTIQIAELLAADL
- a CDS encoding aspartate kinase, with product MALVVQKYGGSSVADAERIRRVAERIVATRKQGNDVVVVVSAMGDTTDDLLDLAQQVCPVPPPRELDMLLTAGERISNALVAMAIESLGAQARSFTGSQAGVITTGTHGNAKIIDVTPGRVRAALDEGRIVLVAGFQGVSQDTRDVTTLGRGGSDTTAVALAAALGADVCEIYTDVDGIFTADPRIMNNARKLDTVTFEEMLEMAACGAKVLMLRCVEYARRYNIPVHVRSSYSDKPGTVVVGSIKDVPMEDPILTGVAHDRSEAKVTIVGLPDIPGYAAKVFRAIADAEVNIDMVLQNVSKIEDGKTDITFTCSRDVGPTAVAKLDSLKDEIGFSQVLYDDHIGKLSLIGAGMRSHPGVTATFCEALAAVGVNIDLISTSEIRISVLCRDTELDKAVVALHEAFGLGGDEEATVYAGTGR